ATCCCTGTTATGAATGGGTGACACGCTGCTCGTGCAAATTCTGCATTTTCAATACGTCTGCCGAAATGAGCCGCACATCGCAGCTCTTTCCCGATGATTGGGCGTATCTGAAGCAAATGGAGCAAGAGCTCGGCCACACGATGAAAAGCAAGGATGGCATCCCACACACGCTCAGCGCCTTTATTAAAGAGGATCAGTACACGTTCTTCTAATAAAGCCATCCAATAGGTAATCATTCCGAGGAGGTAATTCCATGTCGTCAATTTTCAAAGAATCATCCGCCCGTAAAGCGCCAGAGGCGCTAATTTCAAAGATGCGTGCGATAGTCGAAGAAGTCGTCGCTCACCCCAAATTCAGATCTGACTTTGAGGTAGCCGATCGAAACACAATCGACCAACAACCCGGCATTTACGCCTGGTACGTCTACGATTGCGGAACACACCTGATGCCGCTTAAGGACTTGAATGCAGTTCTTGAATTTCAGCGCGAATGGATCGGAGGCATGAAAGTCCTCTCCGGAAAGAAACATTTGGATGATGACCAGCTCTATGTACTAAACGCACGTACAGGCGATCTCCGGCGTGTCATGGAATTCAAAACTGAATCAAATCTTATAGAGAAGCTTCTGCTTACTGCGATATAGGATGTACGGACGTTCTTGAGGGGTTCTGAAGCAAAAGCTTCAGTTCTCCAACTAGGCTGCCCGTGCAGTCCTTACACAAACGATTCTAGGAGGAGTCAATTATGAACCAACAAACAACTGAAATGAGCTTTCAACTTTTGATCGAGGAAGACAAGATTCAGGGTGATTTTATCGGATATATTCCAGCACTTCGCCTTGGCGTCCAGGGCGATTCTTTAGAAGAAGTACGCGTCAATGCTGCCGATCTGCTACAAATGGAAATTGAGTCGCGCCTGCAGATGGGCAAGAGCCTTCCTTCCGATAATACGGCAACGATGGAGCGCCTCACGATCAGCGTCCCGCTCCCAGTAGAAAAATGATGAGTTTTGTTGGTCTCAAAATGCCGATGCCCCCGGCTTATAGGGGCATGGTGTTTTTTATGGACGATATTCCGGATCGAGCCTTTGATTTTCGACTCTCAGGGAAGTGAACTGATTTTCGTTTCAATTGTTTGCTGTACGAGGCTCTGATAAAACGTTAAGTCAGCTTCTGAAACATCGCATTCGAATTTCCGTCCGTTCAAGGAATAGCGATATCGTTTGCCAAACAACGGATTTTCGTCGATCCACATTTTATTTTCTCGCATTTTCTTTTTAGATTCGTCCAACTCCGTGACGATGGCCTGACCCACAATTTTGCCGATAGCGGAAGTTAACCCTTTCTTATCTTCCACGAAATTTTTCGCTTCTTCATACAAGCTCAAAAGAGCAACATGTGTTTTTAACGAAATCAGTGGATCAAATCCCTGCATACATCATACATCCTTTATTAAGTGGTTCTCATGCAATACAAGTGGTTCACCAATCACAGAGTCCTTTACAAGCGACGAGCCGCACTAACATGTTGTATTCCTGAAATTGCAACTCGCTTTTTAACCGACCCCATGAATCGAATAAAATACTCCTCGAACTTAATTGATAGCTGTTTCTCGGCGACATCCCGCTTTATCGCAACTGATTCCTCAAGGCCGCGGCAAACAATGCGATACCGTACAAATAATTCTGAGTGTTCCCCATCCAGCCATTCGATACTAGCTTCGTTGAGACGCTCATTGATTAATGCTATGTCGGAAAGAATGAGATCCAGTAAGCGATACGTTGCGGTGATATAGGTTGGGCTGAGCAGGTCTTTTGAAGTCTTAATCTTCTTTAGGTTGTGTTCAATCCGTTCTTGCATCATCTTTAAGATGATGTTCTCCCTAATGATATCTCGTTCTTCTATTGAGATGATACATTGATTAACCTGCATAGCTTTGCACCGGCTCAAATGCAAGGACATTCTCAATAGTGAACATCCGCGGCCCACGGGATTTTAAGCAGTAAGCCCGGATACGGCCGTCAACAACCGACCTCACTTCGATCAGCCGTTGCGTCATTTTGTTCTCGCGATCAACGTATACGATCCTTACCATGCAACCTACGTATTTTTCAAGCGACATCCAAACCCCTCCACACGAACGTATGATCTTATTATAACCCGAATATACGTTCGTCACGCAAGAGGGAAATTAATACCTAGGCTTGCGCTTATGATCGGGACGTTTTTCATCTAACCATTCGAGTTCGTTAATATTCGAATCAATTTGTTGTTTTGCAAATCCTTCATTTTTCTTTGTTCTTTTCCTCACAAGCGTTGCTTTCGGCTTATCACTTTTTTTCATCTATTTCATCCTCCGCGGTTTCATGCATTAGGAATAATCTATGCACATTCGCCGAAGACGGAGTGGGTAAATGGCATTCCCAGGAGGGAGAGTCATGCAAAAAAGGACCGCCGATATTGGACGCCCCCAGGAATAATTGCTATAAGATGAACTCTTCGAACACTGGTGACCGCAGCATGCCGTTCTTCGTCCAGTTTCGTGTTTTTACCCGCGCGCGGATGATTGGCCTGAAGTGAGCGGCGAACTTGTCTTCCTTATAAATGAGCTTGTGCTGAACGCTCCGTAGCGCACGCTTGTGTTCGTCGTTAATCCCAAATTCAATTATGCCAGCCGGTCGCATGCGACCATTTTCTTCAATCGACGTTAGCCAACCTAGCTGACCGCGGCGCGCCCCCGTGATGAACACTTCAGCCCGCGTCCAGTTAATGACTTTTTGCCAGGACCACGAGCGAGTGCCGACTGCATACCGTGACCGGAGGTCCTTAATCACGACCCCTTCAAGGCTAAGCGCACTGGCTGCTGCGAAATACTGGACCGCGCTGCCCTTCGCCGGCATGACTTTCGTATAGCGTTCTGTTTCCGTGAACGCTTCAAAGAGCAGTTCCTTGCGCCTGGAAAGCAGCAATCCCGTGACATCTATCCCTTTGTAACGAAGAATGTCAAAGGCACAGAAGGTAGCCTGTACTCGGCTGCTGCGCGATTGGAAGCGGCTCATCATTGCTTCGAAGTCTGGTTTGCCATGTTGATCGGTAACGATGAGCTCGCCATCTAGTATCGTGCCCGCAGGCAGTGGAGAATTATGCAGTTCCGGAAATTTATGTGTAACGTCGTTTTCATGCCGCGTATATAGCCGCAATCCATCCATCGTAGATACGAGGAGACGGATGCCGTCTAGTTTTAGTTCCGCGATGTGGTTTTCCTTGTCAAAAGGCTCATTGCCAGCCGCATATTGCAATAGCATTGGAGATACGAACATTTTCATCACCCAATCCCATTATAAACCTCAAAGGCATTTGTGGATTGAGGTAAATAATACATGCTTATCTCACAAGGTTTCAATTGGCTCGGTGTGCTTGATAGAGAGTGAAATCCAAATGATTACTCTTAATCCCGCTTCGATTAGTCACGAGGTTGACTGAATAGCACCTTCCGGGGTAAATATAGTTTAGGAGGGATGCGATATGTGCGGGAGATTTACGATTACGGCTGAATTGGATGAGATTGTTAAAACCTTTTCCATTGATGAAGTTAATTACGAATACACAAAACGTGTAAACGTGGCTCCGACCCAAACGATCCCATGTATCATTGAGCGCGACGGGAAGCGGGTTCTCGAAGGATTTCGATGGGGGTTGGTCCCTTTCTGGGCCAAGGATGCCAAAATCGCTTACAAGACGATTAACGCGCGTTCGGAAGGATTCTTATCGTGAGCGATGGTTTTCTAGAATGGAAACAGGAGGCAGATGGTAAGCAACCATATCGATTCCAATTGGCTTCGAGAGGGGTTTACGGGTTCGCAGGTTTGTACGATACCTGGCGCGATCCAGCATCAGGAGATGAAATCCAAACATCCACGATTATCACAACCACCCCGAATGATCTCGTGGCCACGGTGCACGATCGGATGCCAGTCATTTTAACTGGCACCGAAGCAGCGGACTGGATTAATCCTAAATTCGATGAAACCGAAAAGGTTCTGAGCTTCTTGAATCCTTATCCTGAAGCCAAGATGATTAAGTATCCCGTTTCAAAAGATCTCGGAAATGTAAAGAATACTAAAGCAGAATTAATCTTAGAGGTTCCATTGAATTCTAAATAATTTGAAGAGTAGTTAAGACATTTATAAGGCTGAAGGATAGATCAAGCTCAGAACGAAACAGGCTGCCAATCTTCTCGATTGGCAGCCCTTCGTTTGCGTATGGGACCCGTCGGCCGTAAGTCATGAACCACCATATTCTGTGACAGTTTTTACGATATTTTCACCTGATTCATTTATGCTGCATGGGAAGATAAATTGCCCGTCACCATAAACACGACGTTTGTTGATCTCGTCTTCAAATAGAAGGGGGGTTGATTTAATTCTTGTTAATAGATCCGTGCCATTACCACGTTCTGTCCAGCGTTGCTGGGCATGATCGGAGATATGAAAAACGAATTTTGGGAGTTGTACACCAACATGTTTTTCAATAAGTTCGACCATCATCATGCTTTGATCGACCGGTTTAAATTCTTCTACACTTCGCATCGCTGAGACAGCTAGACGAACTATTCCATGCTTTCCCATAAGTTCGGCAAGCTTTGTATGTGCTGGTTGACTAACTGCACCAATTTTCGACCTTACAATTTCAGTAATTTCATCAAGCTCCGATTTCTGTTCAACTGTCTTTATTTCAGATAGTAACGGTGCCAGGACGTTGGCTACAGAATTTAGGACGTTGGCCTCGGCGTGCCGTTGCTTCGCGCCATCGACAAGGGCTTGGCGAACTCGCGAGTTGGGATTGTGCTGGAGACCCCAGCGACCCCAGCGATGCTACGCCGCCTTCCAGCAGAGGGCATCGCTGATAAAGAACTTTCGGCACTCCTTGCTGGTGATCGGCTCATTCCGATTGTGCACGAGACATCTTGCGGAAGCATTTCTTGGTGGAGCCATACTGGTACAACCTTGGAATGGCTGCAGCAGCATATGTCGAGGGAATCGAGTCGTTATATAACGAAAATGAATGGAAAGACTTAGTTTCTTTATTAATTACAAAACAGACTGGTAGTGTTCCAAATAAAGATTCAATAACTAACCCATCAAGTGAAATACGGTTAGAAGCACTCTCTATAAGATTAAGACAATTACATGCACAAAAAGCAGAGCAGCTCCCATTTGTTTCATGGGAGGATGGCAAAGGGAAGTCATATCGTTTATTGGAAGATAGTGATCTTGTTGAACACTTTGGCGTAGCTATTGGTTTAATAGCAGCAAGCCATTGGTGGACTGTAGATGAGATCGAAACAGACCACTCCACAAGCCCGCGGTCGCGGTAGATGCCGTAATGCAGGTGAGGCGGGAATTTGCCCTGCGTGCCCGGACGCCCGTACCCGGAGCTGCCGACCCAGCCGACGACTTGGCCCGGCTTCCAAAGTTGTCATACGTTCTTGGTGCGCCGCCTACGTTCCCAAGGGATTGGGAAGTTATACTATGATGCTGGGGACATTTGCATAATCTACATCGATAATGGGCATGTTAGTCACACTATAGAGATGTCAGGATAATGGTGGCTACGATCATGTTTTTTATAAAAAATATGTTGTTCAAATCCAAACCAAAGTTCAACAAGCCAAACGCGACGGAATCTTCGTCATTTACCTTTGCAACTGAAATGGCTCAAATGAACATACAGTTGCAAGAAACATTTCGTATGCTTCCTGATTTTGTAAGTAGAGAATTAACCAATAAGGTGACATTTGGGGTTTATTATCTAAGCAATTTAGTGGATTCGGAGCTTCTTAATAAAGAAATCCTCAATCGATTAATTGAAATAGAAGAACTGCTTTCACCTGAGAAGCTGGTGGATTTGCTTCCAATTGGACAATTGCTGTTGGATGATAATTGGAATCACATGCAACAATATATTTTGCAAGGCTGGACGTATATCCATATTAGCGGCTATAAGTATGGCATTCTGGTTAATACAGCCAAACAAAGAGAACGGGCGCTGACGAAGCCAGAAAATGAGAGTCAAATTTTAGGTCCGCAAATCGCTTTTACGGAAAATTTGGAAACCAATTTAGCGCTGATTCATCAATATTTGCCTAATCCTGATTTAAGCGAAATAGCAATAAATATGGGTGAAAATACCCAAAACAATATTCGTGTCGTCTATTTGAGAAATCGAGCCGACTTAGAAATGGTTACACATATCCTTAACACCATACAAGCCTTGGATTTGGAATCGCTATTGGATGCAACGGTTCTAGCGCAATGGATGGAGGATAACCCCAACTCAGCTTTTCCTCAAACGATTACGACAGAAAGGGTAGATCGGGCAATATTCCCCTTGTTGGAGGGAAAGGTTGTTATTGTGGTTAGCGGCAGTCCAAATGTAATCATATGCCCAACTACGTTTTTAGATTTTTTTAAATCCATTGAAGATTATTATTACAGGTGGACTGTAGGTTTATTTCTACGCGGATTGCGAGTTCTTGGTATTATGATTTCACTCTTTGCAACAGCAGTCTATGTCGCGGCACTTACTTTTCATTATGAAACAATCCCACAGGCATTTCTGGTTCCGCTTGCTCAATCCCGTGCGAGAGTTCCATTTCCCCCGCTTATTGAAGCGTTGATGCTGGAAACCATCATTCAGCTATTAGGTGAAGCAGGGGCAAGGCTACCGTCCAAAGTAGGTCAAACGATGGGGATTGTTGGCGGTATTGTCATTGGACAGGCGGCGGTACAAGCCGGATTCACCAGCAATATTTTAATCATCATCGTTGCATTAAGCGCTCTATCCTCGTTCACTACACCCGTATTTGCCATGTCTAATACGATTCGAATTATTCGATTCTCGATTATTATTTCCGCAGGTATCATAGGGGGATTAGGCATTACTATGAGCATTGCTTTTTTAATTTTGCATTTGCTTCGGCAGTCCAGTGTGGGACAACCCTATTTCTATCCTCCTTATACAATCGAAAATAAAAACAAACGGGATGGACTCGTTCGGATGCCATTCAGTTCGGCACCGAAACGATCTGTATTCGCCAATACAGAGGAGAATAATCCGAAGGGAAGCTCGGATATTGATGAGTAAAACACGACAAACGTATATGTACAGTAGCTTTCTTCTCATATTTATTATCCATGACGCTCAGGTGGGAGTAGGGCTTCCCGGCTATCAAAGAGTTGTGTACCAATTAGCCGGTCATGATGCTTGGATAACTGTTCTGATTACAGGTATCATCACTCAACTCGTGGTCTGGATGATGATTAAAACGTTGGCGAAATTCGAAAATAAAGACCTTTATGACATTCATTTAGTGGTTTATGGGAAATTTCTTGGAAATGTCGCAAATCTGATCTACACGGTTTATTTCTTATTTGCAACCATCATTGTAATGCGTAATTATATCGAAATGATACAGGTCTGGTTATTCCCTAATGCCCCAACATGGGTACTTACTTTATTGATTGCAAGTATCGTGTTTTACGGGGTAACAGGCGGCTTACGAACGATTGTCGGAGCATGTTTCATATTTGTAACTATTACGATATGGCTTATCTTCTTGCTATACTTTCCTTTGAAATATGCGGACTGGACAGGGATATTGCCGATACTGGAAACGGATATGAGCCATCTGAGTAAAGGGGTCTTGTCGATGTCCTTTACAATGGCAGGGTTTGAAATTCTCTATTTCATATATGCGTATGCCAAAGATAAGTCCAAAGTCCAGCGATATTCACAAATTGGCTTAATGAGTGTCACCTTCGTGTACACGGTAGTTATGTTTGTTACTATTGTCTTTTACAGCGGCGGTGAACTCTTGAAGACGGACTGGGCTACTTTTACCATGCTGAAAATTATCAAATTTTCGTTTCTGGAAAGGTTTGAGTATATTGGCGTCAGTTTGTGGCTTCTCGTCATTGTGCCAAATCTGCTCATGTACAGTTGGGCGGCAACGAGAGGACTCAAACGTACTTTTGCATGGAAACAAAAATACTGGTTGTATGTATTTATAGGAGTTGCTTGCATCGCTTGCTCTTTGATTGAATCCCGAATACAGATAAATCGGATAAATAATCTTTTTTCTAAGTTGGCTGTCTATATCGTTTATGTGTATCCAGTGGTTCTCTTTGTCATTGTTAATTTTCATTCTTGGAAGCAAAAGAAAAGAAGCCACACAGAGGTGATACCTTGAAAAGATTCAATCTTATCTTCCTTGTAGTGTTAGTATTAAGTCTGCCTTTCACATTACATTTGAAAGCAAATGTGCTGGAGAAATTAGGAATGGTGATTGCATCAGGATATGATAAAGTGGATGGCAATAAAATAAAAGGCACGTATGTGCTCCATCAGATAGACCCAAGTTCCAAATCCACCATCTTGACAATCACTTCGGAGTCCTTGACCAGTAAAGGAGCGCGTGTTGCGGCGAATCGCCAATCGCATAAAAAAGTTGTCGCCGGTCAGATGCGAGTTGTCATTTATGACTATAAACTTGCACAGTCAGGTCTTTCAACGTTGGTTGATACTTTATTTCGAGATGCGTCCGTTGCGAGTACGATTTATATGGCAGTCAGTAAAGAAAGTGCAGAAGATTTATTAACGCATAAATACACGCAATTTTCGGATGTAGGTTCGTTTATTGTAGATGACATCCAACAGAATATATTGGGAGAACAGATGATTTCGGGTACACTTCATGAATTTCTCTCAGCCTTATATTCGACGGCAGACCCTATGGTGCCGCTTCTACAAAGAAAAGGTGATTCTGTAGAACTGAAAAATGTGGCTCTGTTCAATGGTGATAAATTAGTGGGCACGGTTGGACCAAGGGAAGCTTTCTTTCTTAAGACAATTCGGGATAGATATAAATCAGGAAGCATAGAGTTATCGTTAGCTACGAATCAATTGGGAGACATCGCTAAGAACGTCAAAGAAAAGACCGTTCGAATCGTGATTGAGAACATAGCTAGCTCTTGCACTAAAAAGCTGATTAGCCAAAACCCACTTAAATTTCAGGTTAATATTAAAATGAAAGGAGTGCTTACGGAAAGTTCCGCGCAACTTGATTTCAGACAAGTTGGTGTCATTCAAACCCTGCAAAAGAAATTGGATGATGAATCAGAAAAACAGATACAAATTTTGTTAAAAAAATTAATCTCCTTAGATTCGGACCCAATCGGATTCGGAGAATTTTTCCGCAGTCGGGTGTATCACTCGAACTTGACGAGCGATAAATGGCATGACATGTATAAGTCAGCTTCCTATGATGTCCATGTGGACATACGAATCGTGCGGATGGGACAAATACAATAAGAAAAATACTTTAACGCTTTAACGCAGATGACTGCCCTGCATATCACCAGGTAACACCGAGAGCTCTTAAAACCAAAAGCCCCATATGCTTAAGGGACGCTTTCTACCACACGCTAGACATCTATACTTGGTTTTTTATGTTTAGAATCAGTAAATTTACACATATTCACTAAATTCGGATTTTATACATATGTCACTAAATCGCTCTAATCACTTGATATGACTGCATTTGTGTAGCGACATGAACTTACTTGAATATGCGACATGAACTTACTTGAATTCCTCTTTGCGACATGAACTTACTTGAATTACTGTTCTATCTTATGAATAAGATATACATTAAAACTGCATAAACGTTTATGCCGATTGCCTGGAAGTTGCAGACGAGCCGTATACGATCGCATTGAGTTTATGGATTAATCTCAGCCAATAGTAATGGCAGCCTGAATGGCTGCCGTTACTTGGCATTTATCACTTAAAGTTTGTTATATTCTTCGTCTGATACAGGCTCGAGCCATTCCGGCCTACCCGCCGTAATAGCAATATGCTCGAACCAGCTGTCTTTTGAGGCGCCGTGCCAGTGCTTTACCCCATCATGTGTAACAACTACATCGCCGGCCTTTAGAAACTGAGCAGGCTTGCCCTCTTCCTGATACCAGCCTTCGCCGCCTGTTACCAAAAGGAGCTGAAAACCGTTTCGATGGATATGCCAGTTGTTACGGCAACCCGGTTCAAAGGTCACGTTTCCGACGCCTACATTAACGTTCTGATCAGCAACCAGCGTTTTCAAATAGCTTTGTCCCACAAAGTATTGCGCAAAGGCTTCATTTTTCTCCCCCACCGGGAAAATGACGCCGTTTTTAACTTCTTCATGTTTTGCCACTTTTGGTTCCTCCTCTTTACTTTAATTTTCCGCCAAACACCGGGAATAATCTGTGCTCTAACATATGTTCTTAAAATAAAAAACCGCGATCTACGTGGTCGTTAATGGATAAATGTTCTTGTCCAGTAGCGACATGAACGTGCTTAAAAATGCGACGTGAACATACTTGAATTACTGTTCCATCTCATGAATTGAATATACATTAGCATGAAAAAAACAGGTCAGGGAATCCGTGATTCCCCAACCCTAGACTGGTATGTTTGCCGCAATTATTGCGAGTTAAAATTAGAAACCTTAAAGATCTAGCTTACGGTCAGCAAGCCATTGAATGGTTTCCGGTCGATTAGCCTGTGGATACAGACTTTGATTCGTATCCAACGTTGCAATCTTCTCAAATTCCTCTTGCGTTAACTCAAAGTCGAAAATACTGATATTTTCAATGATTCTTTCTTTGCGAACCGATTTCGGAATCGCCACAACTCCCCTTTGCGTCATCCATCGCAAAATCACTTGAGCAACCGTTTTTTGATGCCTTTCTGCGATGGACTGCAATACATCGTTCTGAAAGACATTGTGCTTTCCTTGCACTAATGGTCCCCAGGACTCCATTTGAACATGATGCTCTCTCATGAATTTAGCGTATTCATGCTGCTGGTAAAAAGGATGAACTTCTACCTGGTTTACAGCAGGAGTTACGTCATTATGAATGATCAGATCGACGAGGCGATCGGCCGTGAAGTTGCTGACGCCAATGGCTCTGATCTTGCCTTCGCGGTACATCTCTTCCATCGCCCGCCAAGAGCCATAAACGTCTCCTATGGGTTGATGGATCAGATACAAATCCAAATAATCGAGCTGCAGTTTGGCAAGCGATTTTTCCAATGCCCTTTTCGTTTGCTCATAACCGCTATCTTGGATCCAAAGCTTCGTCGTAATGAACAGCTCGTCTCTGGGTACGCCGCTGCGTTTAACGGCATTGCCAACCGCGACTTCATTTTGATAAGAAGCCGCCGTATCGATCAGTCGATAGCCTGCAGTAATGGCATCGACAGCACATTGCTCGCATTCCTCCGCGTCCGGAATCTGAAAGACGCCAAAGCCCAGAACGGGCATCTCCACCCCATTATTTAAAGTGACCTTTTGCATGCCGATTCCTCCTTATGTTTGCGAATGAAAGCTCAATCAAAATTCGTATTATCAGACACTTCGCGCCAGGATTCGTACTCGGTCAGACGCTGCTGATAATGCTGAATGACAGCATCTACCATGCCTTTGCCCGCTAGCCAGCGGAAAGGCGGATTCGTATCATCTGCGACCCTCATGAGTGCCTTTGCGAGCTTATCTGGATCACCGAATTGTTCACCTGCAAAGTAGAAGTCATGCATCGAATCTCTCTGGGCCGAATAGTCGTCGATTTGGAGTTCGGAAAATTTGGCCGACGTCTGTTTATTGGTAAAGTCCGTGCGGAATGGGCCGGGTTCCACGAGCATGACCTTAATGCCGAAATGCTGCAACTCGGCCTTCAGTCCCTCGGCCCACCCTTCCAATGCGAACTTGGAGGCACTGTATACCGCCCCCCCCGGAATCGACATCAGCCCCATCATGGAGCTGAACACCATGACGGTTCCCGAACCTTGCTTGCGCATGACCGGAAGCACAGTTCGGGTCAGTCTCATTGTCCCGAAAACATTGGTTTCCATTTGTTGTCGGAGTTGCTCTTCTGTAATTTCCTCAAAGTAACCGAGTTGACCATATCCGGCGTTGTTGACAAGTACGTCGATACACCCGAATTTCTCTTGAGCCGCTTGAACAGAAGCATGCACTTGCTCTTCATTGGTGATATCCAGCTTCGTGATGATCAGATTCGGAGAGGTGCCGAGGGCTGCTTCCATTCCCTCCGTATTTCTGGCTGCGGCAACGACTTTGAACCCCTGAGCCAAGGCTTCCTTCGCGATTGCCGCACCAATGCCTTTATTGGCACCCGTAATCATCCAGACTTGTTCGCTTGTGTTTACCATGTTTTATCTCCCCTCAAGAATAAAATCAATGAGTTGGCTTTGCTTCTACCGCATGATTGATAACGACTCGCCGGATAAAGAGCGAAACCACAAGGCCAACCACCGCTACGATCAACGTGAACCAGAATACGTGTTCAGACCCCGTGGCCATAGCGTTTGCGATTTCAGCAGGCTGCGAAGGAGCAGTTGAATGTCGTAGGTAGCGCTCCGTGCCGCTTGAAAGAATACTGATGGAGACAGCTGTCGCAATGGCACCCGTAACTTGCTGCACGGTATTCATGACCGCGGTGCCATGGGCATACAAGTGCGGCGGCAATTGATTGAGGCCATTTGTTTGTGCGGGAACCCAAATCATCGCCAAGCCGATCATCATGACCATGTGCAGTGTGATAATAAAGGCCACAGTAGAAGCTAATGATATGTTCGTGAAGAACCATAGAGTAACGGCGGCAATGACTAATCCAGGGATCACCAGCCGTCTTGGACCGAATTTATCGAACAATTGGCCCATGCGATTCGATAGAATCCCATTCAGCAAGCTGCCGGGCAACAGCATAAGTCCCGTGGTTAACGTAGTGAGTCCTTTGCCATTCTGCAGAAATAGTGGCAGAATAATCGCCAGAGACATGGCCATCAGCATGCTCGATACAACCATCACCACGCTCATGACGTACATGGGATGCTTGAATACTCCCATGTTCAAGAGGGGATCGCGCATCCGGATCTGCCTGACGATGAATAACACCAGAGCAACAAGACCGACGGCGACGGATGCGATTACAGCCGGATGCGTCCAGCCTCCCGTATCTTCCCCGGCCTTACTGAAGCCGTAGACGATGCCCCCGAATCCGATGGTCGACATGATGATTGAAGCCAGATCAAACCGCGGCTTCGAAACCTCCGTAATATTCTCCAGGTTTTTAAGCCCCACGAACAAACCGATGATCAGAAACGGAAGAGACAGCCAGAAAATATAATGCCACGACAAATATTGAATCAAAATTCCCGCGATCGTAGGCCCCGTGGTTGGCGCGCACATAATCACCAGCCCGACAAGTCCCATTGCCGCTCCTCTTCTCTCCGTGGGATAGATGAGAAGGATGGTATGAAACATAAGCGGTAGAAGCAGCCCCATACCGAATGCCTGCAGCACGCGGGCCGCCAGCAGCATTTCAAAGTTGACGGAAATGGCAGCAGCAAATGTCCCTACGATCAAGCTGATCAGCGATGCGGTGAACAGCTGTTTCGTCGTAAAACGTTGGAGCAGTAAACCGCTCATCGGCATTAAGATACCAAGAACCAGCAAGTATACGGTCGTCAGCCATTGTGCGGTTGCCGCCGATATCTGAAATACATGCATCAAGTTGCTAAGGGCGATATTGAGCGATGTT
Above is a window of Paenibacillus rhizovicinus DNA encoding:
- a CDS encoding type II toxin-antitoxin system HicB family antitoxin, with protein sequence MNQQTTEMSFQLLIEEDKIQGDFIGYIPALRLGVQGDSLEEVRVNAADLLQMEIESRLQMGKSLPSDNTATMERLTISVPLPVEK
- a CDS encoding ATP-dependent DNA ligase gives rise to the protein MKMFVSPMLLQYAAGNEPFDKENHIAELKLDGIRLLVSTMDGLRLYTRHENDVTHKFPELHNSPLPAGTILDGELIVTDQHGKPDFEAMMSRFQSRSSRVQATFCAFDILRYKGIDVTGLLLSRRKELLFEAFTETERYTKVMPAKGSAVQYFAAASALSLEGVVIKDLRSRYAVGTRSWSWQKVINWTRAEVFITGARRGQLGWLTSIEENGRMRPAGIIEFGINDEHKRALRSVQHKLIYKEDKFAAHFRPIIRARVKTRNWTKNGMLRSPVFEEFIL
- a CDS encoding spore germination protein; amino-acid sequence: MFFIKNMLFKSKPKFNKPNATESSSFTFATEMAQMNIQLQETFRMLPDFVSRELTNKVTFGVYYLSNLVDSELLNKEILNRLIEIEELLSPEKLVDLLPIGQLLLDDNWNHMQQYILQGWTYIHISGYKYGILVNTAKQRERALTKPENESQILGPQIAFTENLETNLALIHQYLPNPDLSEIAINMGENTQNNIRVVYLRNRADLEMVTHILNTIQALDLESLLDATVLAQWMEDNPNSAFPQTITTERVDRAIFPLLEGKVVIVVSGSPNVIICPTTFLDFFKSIEDYYYRWTVGLFLRGLRVLGIMISLFATAVYVAALTFHYETIPQAFLVPLAQSRARVPFPPLIEALMLETIIQLLGEAGARLPSKVGQTMGIVGGIVIGQAAVQAGFTSNILIIIVALSALSSFTTPVFAMSNTIRIIRFSIIISAGIIGGLGITMSIAFLILHLLRQSSVGQPYFYPPYTIENKNKRDGLVRMPFSSAPKRSVFANTEENNPKGSSDIDE
- a CDS encoding GerAB/ArcD/ProY family transporter, with the translated sequence MSKTRQTYMYSSFLLIFIIHDAQVGVGLPGYQRVVYQLAGHDAWITVLITGIITQLVVWMMIKTLAKFENKDLYDIHLVVYGKFLGNVANLIYTVYFLFATIIVMRNYIEMIQVWLFPNAPTWVLTLLIASIVFYGVTGGLRTIVGACFIFVTITIWLIFLLYFPLKYADWTGILPILETDMSHLSKGVLSMSFTMAGFEILYFIYAYAKDKSKVQRYSQIGLMSVTFVYTVVMFVTIVFYSGGELLKTDWATFTMLKIIKFSFLERFEYIGVSLWLLVIVPNLLMYSWAATRGLKRTFAWKQKYWLYVFIGVACIACSLIESRIQINRINNLFSKLAVYIVYVYPVVLFVIVNFHSWKQKKRSHTEVIP
- a CDS encoding Ger(x)C family spore germination protein produces the protein MKRFNLIFLVVLVLSLPFTLHLKANVLEKLGMVIASGYDKVDGNKIKGTYVLHQIDPSSKSTILTITSESLTSKGARVAANRQSHKKVVAGQMRVVIYDYKLAQSGLSTLVDTLFRDASVASTIYMAVSKESAEDLLTHKYTQFSDVGSFIVDDIQQNILGEQMISGTLHEFLSALYSTADPMVPLLQRKGDSVELKNVALFNGDKLVGTVGPREAFFLKTIRDRYKSGSIELSLATNQLGDIAKNVKEKTVRIVIENIASSCTKKLISQNPLKFQVNIKMKGVLTESSAQLDFRQVGVIQTLQKKLDDESEKQIQILLKKLISLDSDPIGFGEFFRSRVYHSNLTSDKWHDMYKSASYDVHVDIRIVRMGQIQ
- a CDS encoding cupin domain-containing protein translates to MAKHEEVKNGVIFPVGEKNEAFAQYFVGQSYLKTLVADQNVNVGVGNVTFEPGCRNNWHIHRNGFQLLLVTGGEGWYQEEGKPAQFLKAGDVVVTHDGVKHWHGASKDSWFEHIAITAGRPEWLEPVSDEEYNKL
- a CDS encoding aldo/keto reductase — its product is MQKVTLNNGVEMPVLGFGVFQIPDAEECEQCAVDAITAGYRLIDTAASYQNEVAVGNAVKRSGVPRDELFITTKLWIQDSGYEQTKRALEKSLAKLQLDYLDLYLIHQPIGDVYGSWRAMEEMYREGKIRAIGVSNFTADRLVDLIIHNDVTPAVNQVEVHPFYQQHEYAKFMREHHVQMESWGPLVQGKHNVFQNDVLQSIAERHQKTVAQVILRWMTQRGVVAIPKSVRKERIIENISIFDFELTQEEFEKIATLDTNQSLYPQANRPETIQWLADRKLDL